Proteins encoded by one window of Flagellimonas lutaonensis:
- the rocD gene encoding ornithine--oxo-acid transaminase, producing MAVLQGLTSQQAIELEEKYGAQNYHPLPVVLSRGEGVYVWDVEGKKYYDFLSAYSAVNQGHCHPKIVSALKNQAEKLTLTSRAFYNDMLGRYEKFATEYFGFDKLLPMNTGAEAVETAIKLARKWGYEKKGIPSNQAKIIVCQNNFHGRTITIISASNDPIATENFGPFTPGIVSIRYNDLNALAEALKDKNVAAFLVEPIQGEAGVYVPDENYIKEAYDLCKSKNVLFMADEVQTGIARTGRLLASCGNCSCPEKNCSGTPEVKPDILILGKAISGGVFPVSAVLANNDVMDVIRPGNHGSTFGGNPLACAVAMAALEVVRDEKLAENADRLGKLFRSEMKKLIEESDLIRLVRGKGLLNAIVINDTEDSSTAWDICVALKENGLLAKPTHGNIIRFAPPLVMTEEQLLDCISIIRKTILEFKR from the coding sequence ATGGCTGTTTTACAAGGATTAACATCACAGCAAGCAATTGAATTGGAAGAAAAGTACGGAGCCCAAAATTACCACCCACTTCCCGTGGTGCTCAGTAGGGGAGAAGGCGTTTATGTGTGGGATGTAGAGGGAAAGAAGTACTACGATTTTCTGTCGGCCTATTCGGCCGTAAACCAGGGGCACTGCCACCCCAAGATTGTCAGTGCGCTTAAAAACCAGGCCGAGAAATTGACACTGACCTCACGGGCCTTTTACAACGACATGCTGGGCCGGTACGAAAAGTTCGCCACAGAATACTTCGGTTTTGATAAGCTATTGCCCATGAACACCGGGGCCGAGGCAGTTGAAACGGCCATCAAGTTGGCCCGAAAATGGGGCTATGAAAAAAAGGGAATTCCCTCGAACCAAGCAAAGATAATTGTTTGCCAAAACAATTTTCATGGGCGTACCATAACCATTATTTCGGCTTCGAACGATCCCATTGCCACCGAAAATTTTGGGCCGTTCACCCCGGGTATCGTCTCTATTCGGTACAACGACCTGAACGCCTTGGCCGAGGCCCTGAAAGATAAAAACGTGGCTGCCTTTTTGGTAGAGCCCATACAGGGCGAGGCAGGGGTTTACGTGCCCGATGAAAACTACATTAAAGAGGCATACGATCTCTGCAAATCTAAAAACGTGCTCTTTATGGCCGATGAGGTTCAAACGGGCATTGCGCGAACCGGGCGTTTGTTGGCCTCATGCGGCAATTGCAGTTGCCCTGAGAAGAACTGCTCGGGCACCCCTGAGGTAAAACCCGATATCTTGATTTTGGGCAAGGCCATTTCAGGTGGGGTTTTCCCCGTTTCGGCAGTGTTGGCCAACAATGATGTTATGGACGTAATCAGGCCCGGCAACCATGGGTCTACTTTTGGCGGCAATCCGTTGGCCTGTGCCGTGGCCATGGCCGCACTTGAGGTGGTAAGGGATGAAAAGCTTGCCGAAAATGCCGACAGGTTGGGAAAACTGTTCCGTAGTGAAATGAAAAAATTGATTGAAGAGAGCGATTTGATTCGACTGGTCAGGGGCAAGGGGCTCTTGAACGCCATTGTGATCAATGATACGGAAGATAGTTCAACTGCATGGGACATCTGTGTTGCCTTAAAAGAGAACGGTCTCTTGGCCAAACCCACCCATGGCAACATTATACGTTTTGCACCACCTTTGGTGATGACCGAAGAACAACTGTTGGATTGTATTTCGATCATTCGAAAAACCATTCTCGAATTCAAGCGGTAA
- the rlmD gene encoding 23S rRNA (uracil(1939)-C(5))-methyltransferase RlmD yields MRKKRRQKLFENLEVIDAGAKGKAVAKAPDGRVIFLSNAVPGDVVDVLTLKKRKAYFEGVATKLHKRSDKRTEPVCEHFGTCGGCKWQHMDYQHQLYYKQKEVENNLRRIGGIDLPKVSPIMGAAKSYFYRNKIEFSFSDNRWLTDAEIASGEKIEDRNALGFHIPGMWDKILDIKKCHLQEDPSNTIRRSIRQFAVENGLSFFNVRRQSGLLRTLMIRTASTGEIMVLVQFYEDDQAKRALLLNHLKETFTEITSLLYVINQKANDTLYDQEVHCFAGRDHIMEAMEGLRFKINAKSFYQTNSEQAYELYKVARAYAGLTGTETVYDLYTGTGTIAQFVAKKAKKVVGIEAVPEAIEDAKQNAELNGIGNAAFFVGDMKTVLNQGFIEEQGVPDVVITDPPRDGMHKMVVEQLLNVCPEKIVYVSCNSATQARDLALLKEKYKVARVQPVDMFPQTHHVENVVLLEKL; encoded by the coding sequence ATGCGAAAAAAGCGTCGTCAAAAGCTGTTTGAAAATCTTGAGGTGATCGATGCCGGTGCCAAGGGCAAGGCCGTGGCAAAGGCACCCGACGGCCGGGTCATTTTCTTGTCGAATGCGGTGCCCGGCGATGTGGTCGATGTACTGACACTTAAAAAGCGAAAGGCCTATTTTGAGGGTGTGGCCACCAAATTGCACAAGCGCTCTGACAAGCGTACCGAGCCTGTTTGTGAACACTTTGGCACCTGCGGTGGCTGCAAATGGCAGCACATGGACTATCAACACCAGCTGTACTATAAGCAAAAAGAGGTCGAGAACAATTTGAGGCGCATTGGGGGCATTGACCTGCCCAAGGTATCGCCCATCATGGGGGCTGCCAAATCGTATTTTTATCGCAACAAAATTGAGTTTTCGTTTTCTGACAACCGTTGGCTTACCGATGCCGAAATTGCCTCGGGGGAAAAAATCGAGGACCGCAATGCACTGGGGTTCCATATTCCCGGGATGTGGGACAAGATACTCGACATAAAAAAATGCCATTTGCAGGAAGACCCCTCAAATACCATTCGACGCTCCATTAGACAGTTCGCCGTTGAGAACGGTCTTTCCTTTTTCAATGTGCGGCGGCAATCGGGCCTGCTCAGAACCTTGATGATACGAACGGCTTCCACCGGTGAAATCATGGTCTTGGTCCAGTTCTATGAAGACGACCAGGCCAAAAGAGCGCTACTGCTGAACCATTTAAAGGAAACCTTTACTGAAATAACCTCATTGCTGTATGTCATCAACCAAAAGGCAAACGACACCCTTTACGACCAAGAGGTACACTGCTTTGCCGGTCGAGACCATATTATGGAAGCCATGGAGGGGCTACGGTTCAAGATCAATGCCAAATCGTTCTACCAGACCAATTCTGAACAGGCATACGAGTTATATAAAGTTGCCCGCGCATATGCCGGCCTAACGGGAACAGAAACCGTTTACGACCTCTACACGGGCACGGGCACCATAGCCCAGTTCGTGGCCAAAAAGGCAAAGAAGGTCGTTGGTATTGAAGCAGTGCCCGAGGCCATCGAAGATGCCAAGCAGAATGCCGAACTCAACGGAATAGGGAACGCCGCCTTTTTTGTGGGCGATATGAAAACGGTGTTGAACCAAGGGTTTATAGAAGAACAGGGGGTGCCCGATGTGGTCATTACCGACCCCCCAAGAGATGGCATGCACAAAATGGTTGTTGAACAATTGTTAAATGTGTGTCCAGAAAAAATAGTTTATGTAAGTTGCAACAGTGCAACACAGGCCCGTGACCTGGCCCTGCTCAAAGAAAAATATAAAGTGGCCCGGGTTCAGCCGGTAGACATGTTTCCGCAGACCCACCATGTCGAGAACGTTGTACTATTAGAAAAGCTGTAA